The window gtaAAGGACGCGGCAGATGTGGAGCAAAGCGGCACCGCAAAGTGCTTCGTGATGTCATCCAGGGCATCAGCAAACCAGCAATCCGCCGCCTGGCTCGCCGTGGCGGGGTCAAGCGCATCTCGGGTTTGATCTATGAGGAGACACGCAAGGTGCTGGTGGTTTTCCTGGAGAATGTGATCAGGGACGCCATCATCTG is drawn from Scyliorhinus canicula unplaced genomic scaffold, sScyCan1.1, whole genome shotgun sequence and contains these coding sequences:
- the LOC119961369 gene encoding histone H4-like, producing MSGRGKGGKGRGRCGAKRHRKVLRDVIQGISKPAIRRLARRGGVKRISGLIYEETRKVLVVFLENVIRDAIICTEHAKRTTITAMDVVYALKRQARGLYGYSG